The following coding sequences lie in one Treponema socranskii subsp. buccale genomic window:
- a CDS encoding tetratricopeptide repeat protein: protein MKKTALAAVFVSIVFINFSVFLFAEDKALAAANRKTAVRFLKLAEDYFAESAWDASLAQAKMGLAYDDTVADLYYIEAAALEKLKHPRAEILPLAERALTEGVWTGYNRDGARLLYADLLCDTGSYEKAVSVLDEPSFIFSADAEYVRVKAYYRMKSADTIDKARNKVNGARKIYSNDMRFPLLFFRCEYAMRGGDVPLIVQSIADSLIARMARLDHTDAELEIYACLFASGDAQKRMLQAFAAAGKRHPLYARAALSAGLISQEEALSYFFNFADKTISLRDLSDFASVLTEENAKRIFAEHIASYGGVLTVDTDGDLETNLTVRYERGRPASISYDKNSDGVDEWSALCDFGAPVSLSMRNCKIEYGNYPSVLKVEFADQALQDHTSSFDFADGAFLWSPFSMDVLREFKDDFGTDFFVPVVKNDAALPDTASLLLAASKYEVPSTEREGANIVFNVLDGKVQTADYYAGGKAYARAVFENGFPKTRSVDHDGDGVFETVEVFGSDPENAMHLSSEERLRVSKNILGSSKDEGIYIKAIQIDRDGDASADFIEEYAADGAKTVSWDTDGDGLWDVRYERLGQKAGEALVETASFYLFPERRLVVVKSENGVPVKVVSGGIDYKVRKGKHASLYWIGEAGTAEDEARAASVLASVSEEGKVTPVQGASRLMLAVRIGDVTYAAIVPDVSEESASSEGDGDVPKAVQTSQTADETGKAEAVSEAQNGEESN from the coding sequence ATGAAAAAGACGGCGCTTGCCGCAGTATTTGTATCGATTGTTTTTATTAATTTTTCCGTATTCCTTTTTGCCGAGGATAAGGCGCTTGCCGCGGCGAACAGAAAAACCGCCGTAAGATTTTTAAAACTCGCCGAAGATTATTTTGCCGAGTCCGCATGGGATGCCTCTCTTGCTCAGGCGAAGATGGGACTCGCATACGATGATACTGTCGCCGACCTGTATTATATCGAAGCGGCCGCGCTCGAAAAGCTTAAACATCCACGTGCGGAAATTCTCCCGCTTGCAGAAAGGGCGCTTACCGAAGGAGTGTGGACGGGCTATAACCGCGACGGAGCTCGGCTTTTGTACGCGGATTTATTGTGCGATACGGGATCATATGAAAAAGCCGTCAGCGTACTCGACGAGCCTTCGTTTATCTTTTCCGCGGATGCCGAATATGTGAGAGTAAAAGCGTATTACCGCATGAAGAGTGCGGATACGATCGATAAAGCGCGGAACAAAGTGAACGGCGCGCGTAAAATCTATTCGAACGATATGCGTTTTCCGCTTTTGTTTTTCCGCTGCGAATACGCGATGCGGGGCGGCGACGTTCCGCTCATCGTTCAGTCGATAGCCGATTCGCTCATTGCCCGCATGGCGCGCTTGGATCACACCGATGCCGAGCTTGAAATCTATGCATGCCTCTTTGCATCGGGCGACGCGCAAAAGCGTATGCTCCAAGCCTTTGCGGCGGCAGGCAAGCGGCATCCGCTCTACGCACGAGCCGCTTTATCTGCGGGACTTATATCGCAGGAGGAAGCCCTTTCGTATTTTTTTAATTTCGCCGATAAAACGATTTCTCTCCGCGATCTTTCGGACTTTGCAAGTGTCCTCACCGAAGAAAACGCAAAGCGCATTTTCGCCGAACACATCGCATCTTACGGCGGCGTACTCACGGTCGACACGGACGGCGATTTGGAAACGAACCTCACCGTCCGCTATGAACGGGGGAGACCCGCATCGATTTCATACGACAAAAACAGCGACGGCGTCGACGAATGGAGCGCTCTGTGCGATTTCGGCGCTCCCGTGTCGCTTTCGATGCGGAACTGTAAAATCGAATACGGAAATTATCCGTCGGTTTTAAAAGTCGAGTTTGCCGATCAGGCTTTGCAAGATCATACATCGTCATTCGATTTTGCCGACGGCGCATTTTTGTGGTCGCCCTTTTCGATGGATGTCCTTCGCGAGTTCAAAGACGATTTCGGTACGGATTTTTTCGTTCCCGTCGTAAAAAACGATGCCGCACTGCCCGATACCGCATCTCTTTTGCTTGCCGCATCGAAGTATGAAGTGCCGTCGACCGAGCGGGAGGGGGCGAATATCGTATTCAACGTGCTCGACGGAAAAGTGCAGACGGCCGATTATTACGCGGGCGGCAAAGCGTATGCGAGAGCCGTTTTTGAAAACGGTTTTCCGAAAACGCGTTCCGTCGACCACGACGGTGACGGCGTCTTCGAAACCGTCGAAGTTTTCGGAAGCGATCCCGAAAACGCGATGCATCTTTCTTCTGAAGAGCGTCTTCGCGTTTCGAAAAACATACTCGGCTCTTCGAAAGACGAAGGCATCTATATCAAAGCGATTCAAATCGACAGAGACGGAGATGCGTCTGCGGATTTTATCGAAGAATATGCCGCCGACGGTGCGAAAACCGTTTCGTGGGATACCGACGGCGACGGTTTATGGGACGTGCGTTATGAGCGTTTGGGGCAAAAGGCGGGAGAAGCCTTAGTCGAAACGGCTTCGTTTTATCTCTTTCCCGAAAGACGCCTCGTCGTCGTTAAAAGCGAAAACGGAGTGCCGGTAAAAGTCGTTTCGGGAGGTATCGATTATAAGGTCCGAAAAGGAAAGCACGCTTCGCTATATTGGATAGGAGAAGCCGGAACGGCCGAAGACGAAGCGCGCGCCGCCTCCGTCCTTGCATCCGTTTCCGAAGAGGGAAAAGTGACGCCCGTTCAAGGTGCTTCGCGCCTTATGCTTGCAGTCCGTATCGGAGACGTGACGTACGCGGCCATTGTGCCTGATGTTTCGGAAGAAAGTGCGTCGTCCGAAGGGGATGGTGACGTTCCGAAAGCGGTTCAGACTTCTCAAACGGCGGACGAAACGGGAAAAGCGGAAGCCGTAAGCGAAGCGCAAAACGGAGAGGAAAGTAATTGA
- a CDS encoding S1C family serine protease: MYIIKYIFIAVALSFALSSCKSLGEPKSIYERVNYTEKDVYENEKKRIADLVKTEPVNALWHAELLGDADAISLCRTAVVQKYDEAIQAKDYLSALKYYRSLSAVGAAFVLSGSLSESELSALCASGVPGLSVDESCLPKTIADCIDATVTVWIDRGISIKDGAGYADRVIGSGFFISKNGYIVTNHHVIEDTVNPKNEKYSRLYIKLASDPDTRIPAKVVGYDAVLDLALLKAEVDAPFVLALGSSAELGIGDRVSAIGTPLGLGGTLTQGIVSNVERKLFTTGSVFQIDAAVNSGNSGGPLIDAQMRVQAVVFAGIVQYQGLNFAIPVEYLRQDLPMLFRGGKREHPWMCAYGHTKKTNDGKQNIGLEVQYLMPGGSMYRAEFAAGDVLTSAGGKTVDSIEAMQDILRSHIPDTIVKCSYVRGDASGEKYVYLAPRPDNPGYEIYKSDLISGSFVPIFGMKLASSSTVNHRSYTVVDVLKGGIADESGFSENDPVSVSRVVFADDNDAMHVSLYTRRRKKGFLDIAMGLTAPLDSPYYF, from the coding sequence ATGTATATAATAAAATATATTTTTATCGCCGTCGCTCTGTCGTTTGCGCTTTCGTCGTGCAAATCGCTCGGCGAGCCGAAATCGATTTATGAGCGCGTGAACTACACGGAAAAAGACGTGTACGAAAACGAAAAAAAACGTATCGCCGACCTTGTTAAAACGGAGCCGGTAAACGCGCTCTGGCATGCCGAACTGCTCGGAGATGCCGATGCGATTTCTCTGTGCCGGACGGCGGTCGTTCAAAAATACGACGAAGCGATACAAGCAAAAGACTATCTGTCCGCTTTGAAATATTACCGCTCGCTTTCCGCAGTCGGCGCGGCATTCGTTTTGTCCGGAAGTTTGAGCGAAAGCGAATTGAGTGCATTGTGCGCGTCCGGCGTTCCCGGGCTTTCGGTCGATGAGAGCTGTCTTCCGAAGACGATCGCCGACTGCATCGATGCGACGGTGACGGTGTGGATCGACCGCGGCATATCGATCAAAGACGGGGCTGGATACGCTGACCGCGTTATCGGTTCGGGTTTTTTTATCTCCAAAAACGGCTATATCGTGACGAATCACCACGTCATCGAAGATACGGTAAATCCGAAAAACGAAAAGTATTCGCGCCTCTACATCAAGCTCGCTTCCGATCCCGATACGCGCATTCCCGCAAAAGTCGTCGGTTACGATGCGGTGCTCGACCTGGCGCTTTTGAAAGCGGAAGTGGACGCGCCCTTCGTTCTTGCCCTCGGTTCAAGCGCGGAATTGGGAATCGGCGACAGAGTGTCCGCGATCGGCACTCCGCTCGGACTCGGCGGCACGCTTACGCAGGGCATCGTGTCGAACGTCGAGCGAAAGCTCTTTACGACGGGAAGCGTTTTTCAAATAGATGCCGCGGTAAACTCGGGGAATTCCGGCGGTCCCCTCATCGACGCTCAAATGCGTGTGCAGGCGGTCGTGTTCGCGGGCATCGTGCAGTACCAGGGCTTGAACTTTGCGATTCCCGTCGAATATCTGCGGCAGGATTTGCCGATGCTTTTCCGCGGCGGAAAACGCGAACATCCGTGGATGTGCGCGTACGGGCACACGAAAAAGACGAACGACGGAAAACAAAATATCGGGCTTGAAGTGCAATATCTTATGCCCGGCGGCAGCATGTACCGTGCGGAATTCGCTGCAGGGGACGTCCTTACGTCTGCCGGCGGAAAAACGGTCGATTCGATCGAAGCGATGCAGGACATCCTCCGCTCTCATATCCCCGATACGATCGTAAAATGCAGTTACGTGCGCGGAGATGCTTCGGGTGAAAAATACGTCTATCTTGCGCCCCGTCCCGACAACCCGGGCTACGAAATATACAAAAGCGATTTGATTTCGGGTTCGTTCGTTCCGATTTTCGGCATGAAGCTCGCTTCTTCTTCGACCGTAAATCACCGCTCGTATACCGTCGTCGACGTGCTCAAAGGCGGCATCGCCGACGAATCGGGTTTTTCGGAAAACGATCCGGTGAGCGTTTCGCGCGTCGTATTTGCGGACGATAACGACGCCATGCACGTTTCGTTGTATACGCGCAGAAGGAAAAAAGGTTTTCTCGACATCGCGATGGGATTGACGGCTCCTCTCGACAGTCCTTATTATTTTTAA
- the lepA gene encoding translation elongation factor 4, translating into MDLKYKRNFCITAHIDHGKSTLSDRLIQKGKIIDERKMKDQLLDTMDIERERGITIKSQAVTIPYTAKDGVDYELNFVDTPGHVDFSYEVSRAIASCEGALLLIDATQGVESQTVSNMYMAVEHDLVIIPVINKIDLASADVEGTKAQITKELGLDGDEAVLVSAKTGVGIDELMEAIVARLPPPKGSPDGKLCALIFDCNYNEYRGVVVHVRIIDGRVKKDDVIRMMAGSADYKVEQVGIFKIDFEETDCLEAGDVGYIIAGIKTVSDVRVGDTITNAADPVEKALPGFKDVKPVVYSSIYPMDSNEYEELKNALEKLKLNDASLIYEKDNSLALGNGFRCGFLGLLHLEVVQERLERDYDQSVIFTAPSVRYKLVLTDGKETYIDNPSEYPSGRIREAEEPYIKASIITPSQYLGSLMELCKQKRGEQTNMMYLDEKRVELVYEMPLAEVLFDFYDKLKSYSRGYASFDYELIGYRPTKLVKVDFLVNGKPVDALSQLTFEGNATERARSVCERLKGEISREQFKIAIQGAIGGQIIARETVSPVRKDVLAKCYGGDITRKRKLLEKQKEGKKRMKMVGNVAIPQSAFLAVLKEGEEK; encoded by the coding sequence ATGGATTTAAAGTACAAACGCAATTTTTGCATTACGGCTCATATCGACCACGGAAAGTCGACGCTTTCCGACCGCCTCATTCAAAAGGGAAAAATCATCGACGAGCGGAAGATGAAAGACCAGCTCCTCGATACGATGGATATCGAACGGGAGAGAGGCATTACGATAAAAAGCCAAGCGGTGACGATTCCGTATACGGCAAAAGACGGCGTCGATTACGAACTCAATTTCGTCGATACGCCCGGCCACGTCGATTTTTCCTATGAAGTGTCCCGCGCCATCGCTTCGTGCGAAGGCGCCCTGCTGTTGATCGATGCGACGCAGGGTGTCGAATCGCAGACGGTGAGCAATATGTATATGGCGGTCGAACACGATCTCGTGATCATTCCGGTTATCAATAAAATCGATTTGGCGTCGGCCGACGTCGAAGGAACGAAAGCGCAGATCACCAAAGAGCTCGGTCTCGACGGAGATGAAGCCGTCCTCGTGTCGGCAAAGACCGGCGTCGGAATCGATGAACTTATGGAAGCGATTGTCGCCCGCCTTCCGCCGCCCAAGGGATCGCCCGACGGAAAACTCTGCGCACTCATTTTCGACTGCAATTACAACGAATACCGCGGCGTCGTCGTACACGTGCGCATCATCGACGGAAGGGTAAAAAAAGACGACGTGATCCGCATGATGGCGGGTTCCGCCGATTACAAAGTCGAACAGGTCGGCATATTTAAAATCGATTTTGAAGAAACCGATTGCCTCGAAGCGGGCGACGTCGGCTATATCATCGCGGGGATAAAGACCGTAAGCGACGTGCGCGTCGGAGATACGATTACGAATGCGGCCGATCCGGTCGAAAAAGCGCTGCCCGGTTTTAAAGACGTAAAGCCCGTCGTCTACTCTTCCATCTATCCGATGGATTCGAACGAATACGAAGAGTTGAAAAACGCGCTCGAAAAATTAAAGCTCAACGATGCGAGTTTGATTTACGAAAAGGATAATTCGCTCGCGCTCGGAAACGGTTTCCGCTGCGGTTTTTTGGGGCTGCTGCATCTCGAAGTCGTACAGGAGCGGCTCGAACGCGATTACGATCAGTCGGTTATCTTTACCGCTCCTTCGGTTCGCTACAAACTCGTTTTGACCGACGGCAAAGAAACGTACATCGATAATCCCTCGGAGTATCCTTCAGGCCGCATCAGAGAAGCCGAAGAGCCGTACATCAAAGCGTCGATCATCACGCCTTCTCAGTACCTCGGCTCTCTCATGGAGCTGTGCAAACAAAAACGGGGCGAGCAGACGAATATGATGTATCTCGATGAAAAGAGAGTCGAGCTCGTTTACGAAATGCCGCTTGCCGAAGTGCTCTTCGATTTTTACGACAAACTCAAAAGCTACAGCCGCGGCTACGCTTCTTTCGATTACGAACTCATCGGCTACCGGCCGACAAAGCTCGTCAAAGTCGATTTTTTGGTAAACGGCAAACCCGTCGATGCGCTTTCCCAGCTGACCTTTGAAGGAAACGCAACCGAGCGCGCGCGGAGCGTATGCGAACGGCTCAAAGGCGAGATAAGCCGCGAACAATTTAAGATCGCGATCCAAGGCGCCATCGGCGGACAGATCATCGCGCGGGAAACGGTGAGTCCCGTCCGCAAAGACGTGCTTGCAAAGTGTTACGGCGGCGACATCACGCGGAAGCGTAAGCTTCTTGAAAAACAAAAAGAAGGAAAAAAGCGCATGAAGATGGTCGGAAACGTCGCGATTCCGCAGTCGGCCTTTCTCGCCGTTCTCAAAGAAGGTGAAGAAAAATAA
- the guaA gene encoding glutamine-hydrolyzing GMP synthase, with amino-acid sequence MPLSKIIVLDFGSQYAHLIAKRFRALGYYSEIALPSASLSEIEGAKGIVLSGGPASVYDENIPAFNKSILDSDVPILGLCYGHQLIAQHYGGTVEKGEAGEFGIAHLTIDPHTASPLFSGIASPMQVWMSHQDEVTKIADGFERTGSTENCKYAALQNLAKKRFSLQFHCEVSDTPCGNEVFENFAQVCGMEKNWDEKAVLEMIIGDIRREAKDKNVLLFLSGGVDSSVTFALLNKALGQDRVLGLHIDNGFMRKGESKAVAEHYRAAGFTNFIVEDASERFLKAVSGLTDPQKKRVAVGETFIAVRNAIVAERHLDGESWMLAQGTLYPDIIESGGTKNSNVIKTHHNRVEGIQSLIEKGLIIEPLKNLYKDEVRNIGKKLGLASSLIRRHPFPGPGLSINVLCSDGTMSEKDKSDFKNAEKEIEAMSIPLSQTVMNRYALPVRSVGVQGDFRTYRFPAVLSFETLAGGFYRTPEDWDALEAASSYITNKASFINRTLILLYRKPGVKLALQKGYCDKGRLDRLREADAIAIEMLYESGWYDKVFQHLTIALPYASSPDRASFVLRPVCSEDVMTARFAHLPQNVLESIVQKIAALPFVDAVYYDATNKPPATFGWE; translated from the coding sequence ATGCCGCTCTCAAAAATCATCGTTCTCGATTTCGGAAGTCAATACGCACACTTGATCGCAAAGCGGTTCCGCGCGCTCGGTTATTATTCCGAAATCGCCCTCCCCTCCGCTTCTCTTTCGGAAATCGAAGGCGCAAAGGGGATCGTTTTAAGCGGAGGCCCCGCTTCGGTGTACGACGAAAATATCCCCGCTTTCAACAAATCGATTTTGGATTCGGACGTCCCGATTTTGGGACTCTGCTACGGACACCAGCTTATAGCGCAGCATTACGGCGGTACGGTAGAAAAAGGAGAGGCGGGAGAATTCGGTATAGCGCATCTTACGATCGATCCACACACCGCGTCCCCGCTTTTTTCCGGTATCGCTTCTCCTATGCAAGTGTGGATGAGCCATCAGGATGAAGTGACGAAGATCGCCGACGGATTTGAGAGAACGGGCAGCACGGAAAACTGTAAATACGCAGCGCTGCAAAACCTTGCAAAAAAGCGCTTCAGTCTGCAGTTTCACTGCGAAGTTTCCGACACGCCGTGCGGAAACGAGGTGTTCGAAAACTTTGCGCAGGTTTGCGGCATGGAAAAAAATTGGGATGAAAAAGCGGTTTTGGAAATGATCATCGGCGACATACGGCGCGAAGCGAAAGATAAAAACGTGCTGCTTTTTTTAAGCGGAGGCGTCGACAGCAGCGTCACCTTTGCGCTTTTAAATAAAGCGCTCGGACAGGATCGCGTGCTTGGACTGCATATCGATAACGGCTTTATGCGTAAAGGCGAAAGCAAAGCCGTCGCAGAACACTACCGTGCGGCGGGCTTTACCAATTTTATCGTCGAAGACGCGAGTGAACGTTTTTTGAAAGCCGTGAGCGGCCTTACGGATCCGCAAAAAAAACGCGTTGCGGTCGGAGAAACCTTTATCGCCGTTCGAAACGCCATTGTCGCCGAAAGGCACTTGGACGGGGAATCGTGGATGCTCGCTCAAGGGACGCTTTACCCCGACATCATCGAATCGGGCGGGACGAAAAATTCAAACGTCATCAAAACGCACCATAACCGCGTCGAAGGAATTCAATCGCTCATCGAAAAGGGTTTGATAATCGAACCGCTGAAAAATCTTTACAAAGACGAAGTGCGGAACATCGGAAAAAAGCTCGGTCTCGCCTCTTCCCTCATCCGCCGCCATCCCTTCCCCGGCCCCGGCCTTTCGATCAACGTGTTGTGCTCGGACGGTACGATGAGCGAAAAAGACAAAAGTGATTTTAAAAACGCGGAAAAAGAAATAGAGGCGATGAGCATTCCGCTTTCACAAACCGTAATGAATCGATATGCGCTTCCGGTGCGTTCGGTCGGCGTACAGGGAGATTTCCGCACCTACCGCTTTCCGGCAGTGCTTTCATTCGAAACGCTTGCGGGAGGCTTTTACCGCACACCCGAAGATTGGGATGCGCTCGAAGCGGCATCGTCCTACATCACGAATAAGGCTTCTTTTATAAACCGCACGCTCATACTCCTTTACCGAAAGCCGGGCGTAAAGCTTGCACTGCAAAAAGGTTATTGCGATAAAGGGCGGCTCGACCGGCTTCGCGAAGCGGACGCCATCGCGATCGAAATGCTTTACGAATCGGGATGGTACGATAAAGTGTTCCAGCATTTGACGATCGCCTTACCCTATGCGTCCTCGCCCGACCGCGCAAGCTTCGTGCTCCGTCCCGTATGCAGCGAAGACGTGATGACCGCGCGCTTTGCACACTTGCCGCAGAATGTACTCGAGAGCATCGTACAAAAAATCGCCGCCCTCCCCTTTGTCGACGCGGTCTACTACGACGCGACGAATAAGCCGCCTGCAACCTTCGGCTGGGAATGA
- a CDS encoding ATP-binding cassette domain-containing protein codes for MTPISLNNFSIRLGERVLLKNCSFSLEQHASAVIMGPTGTGKSVFLKSVAGILSTKIFTFEGGMKVNGIPAYFNHKLGFGEWSQIAQSGLMFIPAETAQVMNPALTLDQNLALLAPGQRAVIVERLTKYFSLDFEAFARLYPDEISGGEMQRITLMILLSRKGNLILLDEPTVNLDRNLRKHFVTFLNNEILGPKDKTFLMVSHDLDFIKRLTLDKAFMLKDGIIEQMKELPEMEGYEKPEAKKGASGTAIELKNVSQTYFKRGIFGERTFTAFKGLNLKFERSTVYGLTGPSGCGKSTTIKAILRLLDSTKGQILMEGSDLIALKPKETGRDPKAFKPFRRRMTVVQQDSRFSFFPDLSIRNSFKQISAASEGGTIEELEKNLEKVGLTSANLDERPQQLSSGEMKRMDIARALTAKPDILLLDEPFAHIDFETRLKVMQAISEYLAVHATILVIVTHEDFDLRYFVEKSFDFPELVGKFTGN; via the coding sequence ATGACACCCATTTCGCTTAATAATTTTTCGATCCGTCTCGGTGAGCGCGTGCTCCTCAAAAACTGCAGTTTTTCGCTCGAACAGCACGCTTCGGCCGTCATCATGGGACCGACGGGCACCGGTAAATCGGTGTTTTTGAAATCCGTCGCCGGTATTCTCTCTACGAAGATCTTTACGTTTGAAGGGGGCATGAAAGTAAACGGCATCCCCGCATATTTCAATCACAAACTCGGCTTCGGCGAATGGTCGCAGATCGCGCAGTCGGGACTCATGTTCATACCGGCGGAAACCGCACAGGTTATGAACCCCGCGCTGACACTCGATCAAAATCTCGCCCTGCTCGCTCCGGGACAGCGGGCGGTTATCGTAGAGCGGCTCACAAAATATTTTTCACTCGATTTTGAAGCGTTTGCGCGTCTCTATCCCGACGAAATTTCGGGCGGTGAGATGCAGCGCATCACGCTCATGATCCTCTTATCGCGAAAAGGAAATCTCATCCTGTTGGACGAGCCGACCGTAAACCTCGACCGCAATCTCCGTAAGCATTTCGTCACGTTTTTGAACAACGAAATACTCGGTCCGAAAGATAAAACCTTCCTCATGGTCAGTCACGATCTCGACTTTATCAAACGGCTGACGCTCGATAAAGCGTTTATGCTCAAAGACGGCATTATCGAACAGATGAAAGAGCTTCCCGAAATGGAAGGCTACGAAAAGCCCGAAGCGAAAAAAGGTGCGTCGGGAACCGCGATCGAATTGAAAAACGTATCGCAAACGTATTTTAAACGCGGTATCTTCGGAGAACGCACGTTTACCGCATTTAAGGGCTTGAATCTCAAATTCGAACGCTCGACCGTGTACGGACTCACCGGCCCTTCCGGCTGCGGAAAGTCTACGACGATCAAAGCGATCCTCCGTCTGCTCGACAGCACCAAGGGACAGATCCTCATGGAAGGTTCCGATTTGATCGCCTTAAAGCCGAAAGAAACGGGAAGAGATCCGAAAGCGTTTAAACCGTTCCGCCGCCGCATGACGGTCGTACAGCAGGATTCGCGCTTTTCGTTTTTCCCCGATTTGAGCATTCGAAATTCGTTTAAACAGATTTCCGCGGCGAGCGAAGGCGGTACGATCGAAGAGCTCGAAAAGAACCTCGAAAAAGTCGGCCTTACGAGCGCAAACCTCGACGAGCGACCGCAGCAGCTGTCGTCAGGAGAGATGAAGCGCATGGATATCGCGCGCGCGCTTACCGCTAAACCCGATATCCTCCTCCTCGACGAACCCTTCGCGCACATCGATTTCGAAACGCGCTTGAAAGTCATGCAGGCGATTTCCGAATACCTCGCCGTCCACGCGACGATTTTGGTAATCGTTACGCACGAGGATTTCGACCTCCGCTACTTTGTAGAAAAGAGTTTCGATTTTCCCGAACTGGTCGGCAAGTTTACCGGAAATTAA
- a CDS encoding ABC transporter permease subunit, producing the protein MRFLRFLIREFIVHGIVFAVAGTLVLSAFYLLSIGAPAESYAEAARSFLLLISGSEDFSIAHPGFSSGQIIASGAAVTLPLTLLALFILTVIALAASAYAVTGQYMAEHHEYAGAERFSGFLGLITSVLAAVPLFVGFWVLANAFGSDAPFIIIAFITVVLGGLSWDATNFLKADMLRQVNSTHAIVFSTLGRNLGRVFPLPETYSGYLFSSSLPRFIPYLAGKVPAIIGGVTIAEIVFSFPGLGSTLLDALLATNTDLLVASVFILLCVNAVVAFLVKTILFLIYPRWYEKAI; encoded by the coding sequence ATGCGTTTTTTACGCTTTTTAATCCGCGAATTCATTGTCCACGGCATCGTATTTGCCGTGGCAGGGACACTCGTGCTTTCGGCATTTTACCTGCTTTCAATCGGTGCGCCGGCTGAAAGCTATGCCGAAGCGGCACGATCGTTTTTGTTGCTTATTTCGGGGTCGGAAGATTTTTCCATCGCGCATCCGGGTTTCAGCTCGGGTCAAATCATCGCATCGGGAGCAGCCGTCACCTTACCGCTGACGCTGCTCGCGCTCTTTATTTTGACCGTCATCGCACTCGCCGCCTCAGCCTACGCCGTAACGGGACAGTACATGGCCGAACACCACGAATACGCAGGAGCCGAGCGCTTCAGCGGTTTTTTGGGTTTGATCACGTCGGTCCTCGCCGCCGTACCGCTGTTCGTCGGCTTTTGGGTTTTGGCCAACGCCTTCGGAAGCGATGCTCCGTTTATCATCATTGCGTTTATCACCGTAGTACTCGGAGGGCTTTCGTGGGATGCGACGAACTTCCTCAAAGCCGATATGCTCAGACAGGTCAACTCGACGCATGCGATCGTATTTTCGACGCTCGGCCGCAATTTGGGGCGGGTTTTTCCGCTTCCTGAAACATATTCGGGCTATCTTTTTTCTTCGAGTCTCCCGCGCTTTATCCCTTACCTTGCGGGTAAAGTGCCGGCGATCATCGGAGGGGTGACGATTGCGGAAATCGTGTTTTCATTTCCGGGACTCGGCAGTACGCTGCTCGACGCCCTCCTTGCGACGAATACCGATTTGCTTGTAGCGTCGGTGTTTATCCTCTTGTGCGTCAACGCGGTCGTCGCGTTTTTAGTGAAAACCATTCTATTCCTGATTTATCCGAGGTGGTATGAAAAAGCTATTTAA